AGGTCAACAATGATTGCATAATGCTTTGATTCTGGCATCAGTTCGTATTCATTTAACATCATATTGAAGAATTCAATTCCTTCCTCAACAAAGCCTGCATGACTACAAGCTGCTAATATTGAAAGGAAGGTAACTTTGTTAGGACACACCGTGGTATCTGTAACCATACGATGAAATAACTTAATTGATTCCCTAGCTTGCCCATGAATTCCGTAGCCAGCAAACATGGAGCTCCAGATAACAACATCTTTATCTGTTAAACTCTCAAAAACATTGATAGCCTCCTCCAAGCTACCACATTTTGCATAACAATCAATAACTGAAGATGCGATGAACGAATTGCTGATGAACCCACCTCTAATTACATAACTATGAAGACAAGAAGTCAATTGAAGAACCCCCAAATCAGAACAAGCTCCAAGAAGTTTAATCATCACAGTAGCATCAGGTTGGATATCGCTGGCCATCATATCACAAAATATTTGCATAGACTTGTTGGCCATTCCATTTTGAACACAACCACATAACAGAGCAAACCAAGAAACAGGATCTTTGCTGGGCATCCTGTCAAATAAGATAATCGCTTCCTGAGGTGAACAACAGCCCATGTACATATCAATCAGAGTAGTGGAGACCAATATATCAAGTTCAAAACCTTTCTGCAAAGCTAATTTATGTATTTCCCTGCCTTTGTCTAAATTACAACAAGCTTCACATGCTTGCAAAGCACTGATAACACATGCGACGTTGGGTTCAATTCCTTTATATATCATCTCATCAAAAAGACTTGTAGCTCTATCAGTAGCATCATTATGAGCACAACATGAGATCATACAACTCCATGAGATAACATCTTTCTCCTCCATCACCCTAAACCAATTTCCTGCATAAAACATGGACCCAGATTTCGCATATAAGTTCAGCAGAGCGTTTGATAAAGAAAGGGAACTTTCATAACCCATTCGAAACACGTGTGCATGAACACTTTTTCCAGCTTTTAAATTCAACAACTGAGTACAAGCAGAGACAACAGTGACAAGAGTTATTGGGTCTGGACTAATGCAATGCGCCATCACCATTCCAGTAAAAACAGCTAGTGCTTTATCAGGCTTAAAGTTCTTCTCATATCCAGTAACCAGAGTAGTCCATAAAACAATATCCGGTTTTGAATATTCCTCAAAGGCGCGAAAAGCATCGTCCATATCTCCACATCTCGAGTACATGTCAATGAGGCCTGATCCAAGAAACATgtttgaatgaattttaccaTATTTCTTCCCCAACCCATGAattattttgccaaaatttgtaGCTTTTAATGCAGAACACGCCTTTAATGCAAAGAGTAGAGTAAAATGATCAACCTTTTGGAATGAAAACATGGACGAAAACAGAGATAATACTTCCTCATATCGGTTCTTTCCACAGAAGCGTTGCAGAATGCGATTGCAGGTGTATATATTTGGGTGAGGAATTTCATCAAACAGCTTACGCGCAGTTTGAGCTGGTAACAACTCCAAATATAAGTCTGTTATTTTTGCAGCCAAGTGAGTGTCGTAAGTTCTGATAGTTAAAGAATGCAATTGAGTGAGAAAATTGGTTGTTCTAGATACTCCGACGACCTTCAACACAAGTTCCGGTGATCTCATAAGTGCCGTTCAATCAAACTGCATTTCGCCtggtaagtatttttttattttcaagttcaagtccCAAACAAGAAAAggtagttttttttaaatactgaGTTTCGACAGGAACTCAAGTTTAATCGAGTTTTGCTTTGCTACACAGTAGTAGATtaatgttaaagaatgacaaaagttcatatcggtgattaatgaggtgGACTCTtcataaggcttgggcaatcctcctccctttgagctagcttttggggtgtgagttaggcgtaagacctaatttaacatggtatcagagcaggacccgtctcacccgatgttggagtcctcaaaattaaaattgtccaCGCACCAgttgctaagcactgggcgtgaggtggggtgttaaagaatgacaaaagtctcacatcggtattaatgagatgggtggactcttcataaggcttgggcaatcctcctccctttgagctagcttttggagtGTGTGTTAggtctaagacctaatttaacaattaataaccattcattatttttagattaaagaaaaaagacttagcaaatcataattttttttatttaaagaaacaaaaagaagactttacaggtcattctttttagattaaagaaaaaagacttagcaaatcataatttttttgattcaaggaaaaaaaagaaactttctttttagattaaaaaaaagacttaGCAAGTCAACTGCTCTAAATGAGATCAAGAAAGAATCAGGATTTCTTCTGAAtgagaaatatttaaataagaataagTTGTAATAATCATGGTCAATTGCTCTCTAAATTCAATAAATGAGAATAATTAAAAGTGTAATCATGATTACTTATCAATTATGGGGAATACGTTAAAAAGAATGGCTTGTAAGTCACACTCTAATTGTTGGTAAAAGTCAagaaatgaaattatattatattttcttagttCTGATATATTGTgggaaaaagaattatcaagtGAGATCCCAAAAAACTAAccaattagaaaataaaaagtcttgacattaattttctttaaaaaaataattaattatttaactattaAGCTGATGTAATGACCTACTAGTGGCATGATCATCAATTTCAGAGACTTGTTCATGAATCCTGATAATAGGGAGCTAAATTGTAATGACctatatgttatttttgttatgtactatttctatttcaatttatgtgatacatttttttttaatctttctaaaaaaatattatttcaagaagtgtttaaattataaatttaaaaaagaaaaaaagtcaaACGGTGTGCGGAGCTCATATCTTTTCAAGGTTATATTATACTACTAATGATTTGATATTCTTGGGTAAAATTTTGATATGCAGTGATGGAAAAAAAACTTAGTTTCTGTCACAGATATAGTAACTTGTGGATAGAGTTGCAATGTGTTAATCTTCTTGTAGAGAAGAAGTAGAAGTGAAGAAACAGAGAAGAGATAGAGAGTGAGGAAGAAGATGAGAGAAAAACGTGAACCTCTCTTctgtatatattttctaatgCCCATTCTGTACACACAACTTgaacatatatacaaaaataataaaccaACTTCTAACTAACTTTAACAACTTCTAACTAACTTTAACAACTTCTTTAATGAATAGCCCTCTTAGTTACAATTATTTACACAATGAACCTACTACTAAAGCTTTAAGTAATGCCTTCTTTAATACTNNNNNNNNNNNNNNNNNNNNNNNNNNNNNNNNNNNNNNNNNNNNNNNNNNNNNNNNNNNNNNNNNNNNNNNNNNNNNNNNNNNNNNNNNNNNNNNNNNNNNNNNNNNNNNNNNNNNNNNNNNNNNNNNNNNNNNNNNNNNNNNNNNNNNNNNNNNNNNNNNNNNNNNNNNNNNNNNNNNNNNNNNNNNNNNNNNNNNNNNNNNNNNNNNNNNNNNNNNNNNNNNNNNNNNNNNNNNNNNNNNNNNNNNNNNNNNNNNNNNNNNNNNNNNNNNNNNNNNNNNNNNNNNNNNNNNNNNNNNNNNNNNNNNNNNNNNNNNNNNNNNNNNNNNNNNNNNNNNNNNNNNNNNNNNNNNNNTTTCTTGAATGAGATTGATATCACTTCCAGTGATCATCAAGTCATCTACATATACTAAAAGTATAACCAGAGATGTACTAGTTTTCTTGATGAATAGTGAGTAATCAAGATGACTTTGTACAAATCCCAATTTGACAAGAACTTCAGTGAGTTTTGCATTCCATTGCCTAGGTGCTTGTTTCAATCCATAAAGGGATTTAGTGAGCCTACACACTGGTTTCTCCCCCTGCACACTAAAGCCCTTTGGAAGCTTAAAACCAAAAGGAAGAACCATATAAACCTCATCATGTAAATCTCCCTGAAGAAATGCATTAGACACATCCATCTGATGAACATGCCAATGTTCTTTAGCAGCTAAGGACAGCACACTTCTAACAGTCACCATTTTCACCACTGGAGAAAAGGTCTCCTGATAATCCAGCCCCTCTCTTTGATTAAATCCTTTTGCCACTAGACGTGCCTTAAACCTGTCAATCTCACCTGAGGCATGATACTTGATTTTAAAAATCCATTTGCACCCAATAGCCTTCTTGTTGTGAGGTAAAGGAACCACCTGCCATGTTTGATTAGACTCCAAAGCTGATATTTCAGCTTGCATTGCTTCAACCCACCTTGGATCCTTACAGGCTTCCTCAAAAGAAGTAGGTTCAACTACAGTACCAAATGAAGTAAGGAAGGCTtgataagaagaagacaagttGTCATAGCCAATGTACTTATCAATGGAATACAAAGGTCTATTGGATTGAAGCTGAGCAGATGCCACATAATCCTGTAGCCATATAGGAGCTTTTGTACTTCTTTGTGATCTTCTTACAGAAGGAGTAGCTTGTGCTGGAGCTACATCTGTATGTACAGCTGTGGTTGGATTAGGCTGGAACAAAGGTGCAACCTCTGAAGATTCATCAACCTTAGGAAACATTTGCCATGCAGTAGATGAAGGAGAAGCAAATGGAAATATAGTTTCTCTAAATAGTACATCTCTGCTGATGAAGAATGTTTTGTCCTTGATATTGTACAACATATATCCCTTTGTATGTGTGCTATATCCCATGTGTACAGCAATGACACTCCTAGGATGAAATTTGTCCTTAATGTGCATATTCTTAGCAAAACAAAGACAGCCTATCACCCTCATATGCTGTAAGGAAGGTTTGCACTTGTGAAACACTTCATATGGAGATTGACCATGCAAAACAGTTGTAGGCAATCTGTTTATAATATATACAGCATTAAGAATGCAGTGTCCCCAAAATCTAATAGGAATGTGACCTTGGAATTTGATAGCTCTTGCAACCTCAAGTATATGTCTGTGTTTTCTTTCAGCTATACCATTCTGTTGAGGAGTGTGTATGCAGGTTCTTTGATGAACAATACCCAAGCTTGTATACAAATGTGTACACTCAGTGTTAACAAACTCAGAaccattatcagtacgaatGCTTTTAACTAATAAGTTGAACTGAGTTTTGACTAGAGTAAAGAAGTTCTTCAATACAACACAAACATCACTCTTCAACTTTATTAGAAACAGCCACAACATTCTAGTACAATCATCCACTATAGTGACAAAGAATCTATTACCATCATATGTAGGAGTATGAAATGGACCCCAAACATCTATATGTATCAACTGGAATGGACTAGAAGATATAGTAGAGCTATTTGGAAAAGGAAGTCTTGGTTGTTTAGCTAGAGGACATATTGTACAGTTGTGAACCTCATTTGAACACTTTGTAACTGGAAAATTGAGAGTTTTAGCTAAAACATTAGATGAAGTATGACCAAGTCTTTGGTGCCATAGGACAGTTTGTGAGCTTGACACAGTTTGTGAGCTTGGAGAACCATCATGAACCAAATGAGAGTATGTTTGAGTATTATCTGCAGAAGATGAAGGATGAGGAATGAGATAAAGTCCAGCTTGTTCTCTACCAATCACCTTCACCTGCCCACTGGAGAGATCCTGAATAGTCACAAAATCAGGATAGAAACATACTGCACATTGTAGATCCTTTGTAATTTTTGAGACTGACAACAGACTGAACTTAAAGTCAGGGATAAGAAGCACATTATTGATAATGTCTTGTGAGGTCATACTACTAGAACCTGTATGTGTGATCACTGTACTATCTCCATTTGGTAGTTGTACACTTCTAGGTGCATCAATAGGCAATGGATGTTTATTAATCAATAATTGTGAGTGAGGAGTCATGTGATTTGTTGCACCAGAGTCTCTTTCAGCAT
This window of the Solanum pennellii chromosome 2, SPENNV200 genome carries:
- the LOC107011038 gene encoding putative pentatricopeptide repeat-containing protein At3g01580, with amino-acid sequence MRSPELVLKVVGVSRTTNFLTQLHSLTIRTYDTHLAAKITDLYLELLPAQTARKLFDEIPHPNIYTCNRILQRFCGKNRYEEVLSLFSSMFSFQKVDHFTLLFALKACSALKATNFGKIIHGLGKKYGKIHSNMFLGSGLIDMYSRCGDMDDAFRAFEEYSKPDIVLWTTLVTGYEKNFKPDKALAVFTGMVMAHCISPDPITLVTVVSACTQLLNLKAGKSVHAHVFRMGYESSLSLSNALLNLYAKSGSMFYAGNWFRVMEEKDVISWSCMISCCAHNDATDRATSLFDEMIYKGIEPNVACVISALQACEACCNLDKGREIHKLALQKGFELDILVSTTLIDMYMGCCSPQEAIILFDRMPSKDPVSWFALLCGCVQNGMANKSMQIFCDMMASDIQPDATVMIKLLGACSDLGVLQLTSCLHSYVIRGGFISNSFIASSVIDCYAKCGSLEEAINVFESLTDKDVVIWSSMFAGYGIHGQARESIKLFHRMVTDTTVCPNKVTFLSILAACSHAGFVEEGIEFFNMMLNEYELMPESKHYAIIVDLLGRIGELDKAMCLINQMQSRVGAHVWGALLGACRIHQNAEIGEVAARNLLQLDPDHAGYYILLSNVYAVDGKWDDAAELRGPIKERELKKITGQSVVRL